A window of the Geitlerinema sp. PCC 9228 genome harbors these coding sequences:
- a CDS encoding alpha/beta hydrolase, with amino-acid sequence MQLEAIAISPKTPDATKGVVVMLHGWGANAKDLTSLVPSLNLPDYKFFSVEAPFAHPQVPNGKMWYNLEVEDRQGLASSQRALTDWLQALPETTNIPFSRTCLLGFSQGGAMALDIGVRFPLAGIVSLSGYLHEQPKPQTDRIPPIFMAHGTNDPVVPINTSYQARETLESLGSSIDYQEFAMGHEIALPVLESVKNFIERSVGPALGS; translated from the coding sequence ATGCAATTAGAAGCGATCGCCATTTCTCCGAAAACCCCAGATGCCACCAAAGGCGTGGTGGTGATGCTCCATGGTTGGGGCGCTAACGCCAAAGATTTGACCTCCCTGGTTCCTTCCTTGAACCTACCCGATTATAAATTTTTCTCCGTAGAAGCTCCCTTTGCCCATCCCCAAGTCCCCAACGGGAAAATGTGGTATAACTTAGAAGTGGAAGACCGCCAAGGTCTCGCCAGCAGCCAGAGAGCCTTAACCGATTGGTTGCAAGCCCTACCAGAAACCACCAACATTCCTTTTTCGCGCACTTGCTTGCTGGGGTTTTCCCAGGGTGGCGCTATGGCTTTAGATATCGGCGTTCGTTTTCCCCTGGCAGGCATTGTTTCTCTGAGCGGTTACTTACACGAGCAGCCCAAACCGCAAACCGACCGCATTCCTCCAATTTTCATGGCTCACGGTACCAACGACCCGGTGGTTCCCATTAACACTTCTTATCAAGCCCGGGAGACGTTGGAATCGCTGGGAAGTTCCATTGACTACCAAGAATTTGCCATGGGTCACGAAATTGCCTTGCCGGTTTTGGAAAGTGTCAAGAATTTTATCGAAAGATCGGTAGGACCGGCGCTGGGGTCGTAA
- a CDS encoding DUF2555 domain-containing protein: MVTTSISQKQIAAMTPEDVAELAKRLELDEYDNPFAGLDDWHLLRAIAFQRPELVTPYVHLLDFEAYDEA, from the coding sequence ATGGTAACTACAAGCATTTCCCAAAAACAAATCGCGGCAATGACCCCAGAAGATGTTGCCGAACTGGCAAAACGCCTGGAACTAGACGAATACGACAATCCATTTGCGGGGTTGGATGACTGGCATTTGCTCCGCGCGATCGCATTTCAACGTCCGGAATTGGTAACTCCCTACGTTCACCTACTGGACTTTGAAGCTTACGACGAAGCGTAA